Part of the Cyclopterus lumpus isolate fCycLum1 chromosome 16, fCycLum1.pri, whole genome shotgun sequence genome, CAATTAGCCAATAAAAGATTACTTCAATGCTTTAGTCGATGAATGATGATTTTAATGCTTAAAAACAGACTTGTTATTCCCTGTTCCTTTTCCACAATGGTGAAGACAAGGGATCTGTCTGAGAGCATCAGCAGTGCTATCATCCCCAAACACAAGAGGGTACAAGGCCATCTCCAAAGACCTTGGTATCCCTGTTTCAACAGTTCACAATAACATTAAGAAGTTTTTTGGACTTGATGGTGAGAGGAATATTGCTGAGAAGTTTGGTGCAAATTGTGTAAAAAAGTGGGCTGTTTTGCTGCCTCTGATACTGGAGACCTTGACCGTATCAAAGAAATCATGAAATCAGAGGATGATTAAGAGAAGGGAAGTGTGCTACCCAGCGTAAAACAACTTGGTTTGGGTCAAAGATCATGGGCTCACCAACATGATGAAGACAAAGCACATCAAAAAGCACACAATAGCAATTAAAAGGTAACAAATTGAGTTTTTTAAACTGGCTAGGAATAAGGCCAGATCTCAATCCTTTTGCACATATTTAGAGAGAGCTTAAATCTACCATTGGTGAAAGGAATCCTGCAACCTTTGAGAGCTTGAACAAATGACAAAGGGAGAGTGGAGAAACTACTAGCTGTCAGGTGAAGAAGCTTACTGATggctacaaaaaaaatatggagGCAGTCATCGTTGCCAAAGGGTGTGCAACTAAATATTAACAAAAGGCAccttttcatttcttctttgAAATTACAACCTATACATTGGAAATGTGCTTTTTGTTAAATTACTTTGGACgacactttattaaaatattctGACGATAGATACACTTTTGGTATATCTACAAATATAGAAGTAGAAGTCTTTATGTTGACAGATTTGTATTGACGTCAGCAATTTTGGAGCGATACTTTGATTTGTGGACTTATTTCGTTCAgctaaaagtgtgttttattttaatacaatCATTTAAATAGAAACCACAAATCAAAGTATCACTCCCAAGTTGTTGACGTCCATTCAAATCTGTCAACATAAATACTTCTACAGAGCCAAGTAATAAAACTTGTCAAGACTGAAATAAGATGTGTCCTGGTGGCAATTGTTTATCCTATTCCTCCAGTGACGAGCAGCTTAAGGAGTAGAGAAAAGTCACCATTCATCTCATTTATTTCTGAAATAATAGATGTCCTGGTTGGAGAAAGGTAAATAATAAATGCCTGAGTTAAATACATTGGTATTGGTTTGGTAAATACACATTGGTTTGCCTATACCTCGCTGACAAATAAGGGCCAAGTGGATAAAGCTCAGAGAGCTCTTTAAGTGTGTAATAAAGTTGATGTGCTCTCGAAAACACCAGCCTATTCTCCTCATAAACACCTTCCACTGAGAGAGCACCAAACACTGGAACCAAGTGCCAACCCACATGCAGGACTCATATGAAACTTAATAATGAACGTATTTTACTTGTTTTCATACAGCAAATGCAGTACTagaataaactgaatataaCAGGTAGATGGGCTTGAAAGAGAAAAGTATTCCTAGTCAATTGAACCAGGAAATAATGAATAGTTTCCGATTCATTTGTTCTGTATTTTGTGCAACATATGgttgacatacacacacacactgatggaatTATATCAGCAAATAAAGCTTTACAGGGATTAATATACAATGCAAGACCGATACTTAACTGTTGTTTTCAAAAGCTACCTAATCTCCCTCAGTCTCCTCCTTCAACCATTAATGGCTACACAACAGTGGGTATCATGGCTGTGTGACTAATAATAACATCAGCCACAAGAGCCACTtttgagacaaaaacacagaactaaTCTTTTTCTTCCACTTTCAATTTTCCCTCTATGTCATTTTGCTAATCAACTAGAAAGCAGTTTGTTTAATAGTTCGTGAAACAGGTCACATAATGAATGTCATTAATCAATTGCATCACCTGTGCCACGATTACCGATTTGAAATCGTGGGACAGTCTGACTTGAGACtaaacatttcatatttcaagTCCACAAAGAGTTGTGTTTTGGTGGGGTAAAGCAGGAATCTGATATTTGAGAATCTCTTGGTGAGTCATTATTTAGACCATGTAAGTATAAACAACACAATCACAAGGAACAAAACACCAAGTCCCATCAGGCTCTGTGGAGGCATCTCCCGCTTCATTACATTTAACCATTTAGCTAATGTtcttacccagcatgccttAAAACAAGTCAATGAACCAGAATGGTCACTTGCTAGGAAGTGAAAAGGTATAAtggtggtgtgcgtgtgtgtgtgtgtgtgtgtgtgtgtacacacacacacacacacacacacacattcacttatGTAGCATATGTGCCTCTGATTCTCCACAAAAACACTCATCTGCTTCTGAAAGAAACCCAGAAACACACCTTTTAATTTTCAAATGCTAATTCAtaagtgcattttttttccagTAGCATGATATCCTAAAGTCTGATGATATGCAGAAGACTTTACAGTTTTAGACTGCAGAAGCTTTTTGAGTGCTGACCAACCTACCTGTTTTACCAATTCACTGAGCAATCTCTTTGCACATGTAAgtgctgagtgagtgaatgcacatcaggactaactctTGGGCCAACAACCTCTTTTCTTGTTGGGAGCAATCAGACCATTTTATTTGGTTGAAAGCATCTGCTGgaaaggtttattgttttggtaaCTCCACAAAACCATTTCTTTGGAAAAAACATGTTCCTAAAACTTGCTCttctaaaaacaaatatgaacctTGTATGGCAGGTGAGACACTACATATAGTCAATCATTTGCCTCAGAAGAACTTTTCAGTTCTCATATGAATATTTTGTCACAATGCTTTATTCTTTATCTCCACTGCATTTTTTTAGGTCAATCATTTtaacaacaaaagagaaaggGGGACCATTCTTTGTAACGAGAACTTAAAagtttaataaatatttttaaaatgcactAATGCagtaaatgttaaaaaacaagacattgtcACAACAAGAACATATTGAGAGAATATCTGGAAgggttttaaaatgatttatttttaaccaCCAATGTCAAAAATCAGTCAAACATAAACACTGTTATTATACAAATACCACCTGGTGCTCTTTAATGGTTAAataatgtgaaaagaaaagggtacatgaataataaatatgatgggGAAGTGATTCATACAGTATTGCTGTTCAATCAATTCAAATcacaaaaatatgtttgataTTTGAATTGACAAAAAAGCACCTTTTATTTCTACTCACTCGGATAGGGGAGGATGCATCCAAAGTCACAAAGAAGTAATAAATGTGCACACAGCTTTTATGATTTGTCACTTTGTGACTTCAAGATCATATATGAAGTCTTCTGGTAGCGTCTCAATGGGCATGCTCTTCAGCTGCTCATCATACGTGCGGAGAGTCCAGAGTTTCTCCAGTTCGTACacttctctggtctctggtagcATGAAGTGAACAACCATAttccctgagagagagaggagcaggacaGTGAATGCCACTGGCAACTCTATCAACAAACATTAGTTTATATTAAATGCGTTTTAATTTGTCAAAACTTGACATTAAGAGATAAGATCTCAGTTTTGCATACCAAAGTCAATACACATCCAGTCCTCAGAATCTTTCCCTTCAATCTTGACATTCGAAGCTCCAGTTTTCTTCAGAAACTTGTACTAGAGGAAAATCATCCATTGTGTAAGttgtaaaacaaacacaggttGCACATATACATACCCTTTGACAATAAGACAAATATTAGTTACCACTTTGATGGCATAAAGTGCCATTGCACGGAGGTGTCTTGTTGATACACCGCTGACAACGATGAAGTACTCTGCATATTTGATCTGCGCTGGTACTTTAATCACACAGATGTCCACTGCATTTTCCTGACGCATTAGAGATACCAACACGTCAAGAGTGAAAGTCTCAGGGGTTCCTAGAGAAAGGGTAAAACATTTCGTCTGACAATCAAAATTAGGTAAATGCTACCGTGTATCCTTTTTCATTTGTGCTGAAACAGAGAAATGGCATCACATACAATGATCAAAGCAATGTAGGGTGACTGAGGGACCGTATTCACTAAAGGAACCAAGGCTGCAACTAATTTGCAGGTCATCTTCCTGGCTAAACGCTTTATCTTTCAGTCTTCACGTCATGTCACATTTCCTAATTCTGAAAAGTATATTCGATTAGTCAAACAGAAAACTAAAatcggcaactattttgataatcaattaattattccAAGTCATTTTTTCAATTTAATAAAAAGCCACATTTACTGTTTTCAACTTCTGAAATGGGAGGATATGCTGCTTTTCTTATAGTGATAGCAAACTAAATGTATTTGGGTTTTTGACTGCTGGTTGGACAAAATAAGCTATTTGAAGAAATCACCTGAGGCTGTGGTGGGACTTTGAAAATACTTGGACATGTCATaggtaaaaatataaataaattactcAAGAAAATAAGCAGCAGactaatcaataattaaaattgTTCCTTGCAatcaaataattacatttttcatcagTTTCCCAAACACTGAGATTATGTATTCAATTCTTATTTTGTCCAAAAgtgcaaaaaacaaagataatcTGTTTGCTATTATActtgttaaaataaaagcagcaactCATCACATTTAAGATGATAAGATCAtaacatattaattaattaatactaATTCAATACCCTAAATTATAAATGTATCAACTCAAGGAATCAAGGAAAAGGAACACATCCGCACATTTAATAAGCTGTAATTATTTAATCGTTGACATTTTCCTATGAAGTAATTTagtaaactaaaaaaaaagatgctgagTAGTCAGTTTGATCGATCAGTTAATCCATCGGTCCAATAACCATTTTAGTGACTTACTTTGACTGTTGTCACTGTCGATC contains:
- the malsu1 gene encoding mitochondrial assembly of ribosomal large subunit protein 1, with the translated sequence MNVLNRSKKLVSSVFRRSVLMEQTIVFKGVCSFPKARCLNLRLTAGVSSCQHRCRDTVSTRHLETQRWYSGVRGENSLSEWSAGMFQEAEIDSDNSQRTPETFTLDVLVSLMRQENAVDICVIKVPAQIKYAEYFIVVSGVSTRHLRAMALYAIKVYKFLKKTGASNVKIEGKDSEDWMCIDFGNMVVHFMLPETREVYELEKLWTLRTYDEQLKSMPIETLPEDFIYDLEVTK